One window from the genome of Eucalyptus grandis isolate ANBG69807.140 chromosome 7, ASM1654582v1, whole genome shotgun sequence encodes:
- the LOC120296373 gene encoding uncharacterized protein LOC120296373 isoform X1 encodes MEVVSPTTAPRKVMVVADPTRESAAALQYTLSHGVVERDELILLHVENPSSWMTTLSTLFKRPIYVASGNSQIGSSRRASMDQNGGSEGGGGGGLEVDFLDEMKHLCEAAQPNVRVQTARVELEGDKDKASAILSQCSSHEINVLIVGQRRSFSTAILGCRRRGGSMIGTRMTDLAEYLIENSKCTCVGVQKKGQNGGYLLNTKTYRNFWLLA; translated from the exons ATGGAAGTTGTTTCCCCGACGACGGCCCCACGGAAAGTCATGGTGGTCGCAGATCCCACCCGTGAATCGGCTGCTGCGCTCCAATACACCTTGTCGCATGGGGTGGTTGAGCGCGACGAGCTGATCCTCCTCCACGTTGAAAACCCTAGTTCGTGGATGACCACACTCTCGACGCTGTTCAAGAGGCCGATCTATGTGGCCTCAGGGAATAGCCAAATTGGCAGCAGCCGTAGGGCGTCCATGGATCAGAACGGAGGCAGcgaaggaggcggaggtgggGGATTGGAGGTGGATTTTCTTGATGAAATGAAACATTTGTGCGAGGCGGCACAGCCGAATGTTCGGGTACAAACAGCAAGAGTAGAACTGGAAGGGGATAAGGATAAGGCTTCAGCTATTCTCTCACAATGCTCATCGCATGAGATCAACGTGCTCATCGTGGGGCAGCGCCGGAGTTTTTCCACAGCAATATTAGG ATGTAGGAGACGTGGCGGGTCGATGATAGGCACTAGAATGACAGACCTGGCAGAGTATTTGATAGAGAACAGCAAGTGCACCTGTGTTGGGGTTCAAAAGAAGGGTCAAAATGGAGGTTACCTTCTCAACACCAAGACATACAGAAACTTCTGGCTATTGGCATGA
- the LOC120296373 gene encoding uncharacterized protein LOC120296373 isoform X2, whose product MEVVSPTTAPRKVMVVADPTRESAAALQYTLSHGVVERDELILLHVENPSSWMTTLSTLFKRPIYVASGNSQIGSSRRASMDQNGGSEGGGGGGLEVDFLDEMKHLCEAAQPNVRVQTARVELEGDKDKASAILSQCSSHEINVLIVGQRRSFSTAILGRRGGSMIGTRMTDLAEYLIENSKCTCVGVQKKGQNGGYLLNTKTYRNFWLLA is encoded by the exons ATGGAAGTTGTTTCCCCGACGACGGCCCCACGGAAAGTCATGGTGGTCGCAGATCCCACCCGTGAATCGGCTGCTGCGCTCCAATACACCTTGTCGCATGGGGTGGTTGAGCGCGACGAGCTGATCCTCCTCCACGTTGAAAACCCTAGTTCGTGGATGACCACACTCTCGACGCTGTTCAAGAGGCCGATCTATGTGGCCTCAGGGAATAGCCAAATTGGCAGCAGCCGTAGGGCGTCCATGGATCAGAACGGAGGCAGcgaaggaggcggaggtgggGGATTGGAGGTGGATTTTCTTGATGAAATGAAACATTTGTGCGAGGCGGCACAGCCGAATGTTCGGGTACAAACAGCAAGAGTAGAACTGGAAGGGGATAAGGATAAGGCTTCAGCTATTCTCTCACAATGCTCATCGCATGAGATCAACGTGCTCATCGTGGGGCAGCGCCGGAGTTTTTCCACAGCAATATTAGG GAGACGTGGCGGGTCGATGATAGGCACTAGAATGACAGACCTGGCAGAGTATTTGATAGAGAACAGCAAGTGCACCTGTGTTGGGGTTCAAAAGAAGGGTCAAAATGGAGGTTACCTTCTCAACACCAAGACATACAGAAACTTCTGGCTATTGGCATGA